A single window of Prochlorococcus marinus XMU1410 DNA harbors:
- a CDS encoding MFS transporter, whose amino-acid sequence MKESLLKPNKKFTLLSAFITLLNDRLSESILLPILPSFVLLFDSKASTYGLLSCTYQLAQFTASPFIGLMSDRYGRRPVTLFCITGSVIGISILSFTVLFNWSNSIASIPLFLLFLARLIDGLSGGTAATATTILADISSPEKRAKTFGLIGVAFGLSFFLGNIFVVIFARNTNNNFIIPVLIASIIPIINFLLVFFYLPETKPNSDSSQSKTIFKNPLKALFTVFKEEKIKKLSLAFFIYFIAFTGLTNILIFFLQESLNWTTKASSGTLVVVGIIAIIVQGGLIGPLVKQFGEMRLTLVGSGFILVACALLITTPKENATINIYSAVSFLAVGAGLITPTLRALISKKLEIDKQGSILSNLQGLQSLGGVLGIAMAGRVYDSFGPKSPFIAGSVILLFMIYLIAEGKNNNSFKNQKLKVF is encoded by the coding sequence ATGAAAGAAAGTTTATTAAAACCAAATAAAAAATTTACTCTCCTTAGTGCGTTTATCACTCTTCTAAATGATCGTTTAAGTGAAAGTATACTGTTACCTATATTACCCTCTTTTGTTTTACTGTTTGATTCTAAAGCAAGTACATATGGTTTATTATCATGCACTTATCAATTAGCCCAATTTACAGCTTCTCCTTTTATAGGACTTATGAGTGATAGATATGGAAGAAGACCTGTCACTCTTTTTTGTATTACTGGTTCAGTAATAGGAATATCAATATTATCTTTTACAGTTCTTTTTAATTGGTCAAATTCAATAGCCTCTATTCCGTTATTTTTATTATTTTTAGCGAGACTAATTGACGGTTTAAGTGGGGGAACTGCAGCTACTGCAACAACAATTCTTGCAGATATTTCAAGCCCTGAAAAAAGAGCAAAAACTTTTGGGCTTATTGGTGTAGCTTTTGGTTTAAGTTTTTTCTTAGGTAATATTTTTGTTGTAATTTTTGCAAGAAATACAAATAATAATTTTATTATTCCAGTTTTGATAGCCTCAATCATTCCAATAATAAATTTTCTCCTTGTATTTTTTTACTTACCAGAAACCAAACCTAATAGTGACTCAAGTCAATCAAAAACTATTTTTAAAAACCCTTTAAAAGCTCTATTTACAGTCTTCAAAGAAGAAAAGATTAAAAAATTATCATTAGCTTTTTTTATTTACTTTATTGCTTTTACTGGATTGACCAATATCCTGATATTTTTCCTTCAAGAATCTTTAAACTGGACGACCAAAGCATCAAGTGGAACTCTTGTTGTAGTAGGAATCATTGCAATTATCGTTCAAGGAGGATTAATTGGGCCTCTGGTAAAGCAATTTGGCGAAATGCGATTAACACTGGTCGGATCAGGCTTTATTCTTGTGGCATGTGCTCTTTTAATAACTACTCCAAAAGAAAATGCGACAATTAATATTTATTCAGCTGTTTCATTTTTAGCCGTTGGGGCAGGGTTAATTACGCCCACGTTAAGAGCACTAATATCTAAGAAATTAGAAATTGATAAACAAGGATCAATTTTAAGTAACCTTCAGGGTCTACAAAGTCTTGGTGGAGTTTTAGGCATTGCAATGGCCGGAAGGGTTTATGATAGTTTTGGTCCTAAATCGCCTTTTATAGCTGGTTCCGTAATCTTACTTTTCATGATATACCTTATTGCAGAGGGTAAAAATAATAATTCTTTTAAAAATCAAAAATTAAAAGTTTTTTAA
- the ppk1 gene encoding polyphosphate kinase 1 — protein sequence MKSQTDVFINRELSWIEFNKRVLLTGMEKEYKILDKVKFFSIFSNNLDEFFMVRVASLKAQVEAGITKKSIDGLTPKEQLAKINKEVKKLTTLQENYVNNELNNELKKQGIILKKYKDLSENQRNWCNNFFTTSIFPLLTPLVVDPAHPFPFISNLSLNLAALIKDKEDSKNQFVRVKIPTKNIPRFIRIPNEISQLSDESSHYFISVEDLIGNNINTLFNGMECINYSFFRVTRDADLELKELEADDLLIAVEQSLQKRRLGGDVVRLEVESDMPENILKLLIESISIQKEYIYFCKSLLGLDDLNHLTKIDRDDLKENLLIGKTHPELKHLDLPSNKNPSSIFKILRKKNIMLHHPYDLFKTSVEEFISKAADDPLVMAIKITLYRVSQDSPIIAALMRAAENGKEVMTLVELKARFDEDNNIQWAKQLEQAGIHVVYGIIGFKTHTKIALIVRKEKGGLRNYFHIGTGNYNSNTSKFYTDLGFLSTDPDIASDLLELFNYLSGFSKQKSYQKLLVSPSSMREKFIFLIKREIKNAEEGKKAEIIAKMNSLVDPEIIKLLYLASDSGVKISLIIRGICCLYPQRKNLSENIKVISIIGHFLEHSRIFWFCNNGDNEVFIGSADWMRRNLDRRIEAVTPIEDYELKSKIYTLLQTYIKDNYFSWIMKDDGSYSKYELDSSHNRSQIDLIEK from the coding sequence ATGAAAAGCCAGACTGATGTTTTTATTAATAGAGAATTAAGTTGGATTGAATTCAATAAAAGAGTACTCCTTACTGGTATGGAAAAAGAGTACAAAATTCTAGATAAAGTAAAATTCTTTTCAATTTTTAGTAATAATCTAGATGAATTTTTTATGGTAAGGGTGGCTTCATTAAAAGCTCAAGTTGAAGCAGGAATAACTAAAAAAAGTATTGATGGACTCACCCCTAAAGAGCAATTAGCAAAAATTAACAAAGAAGTAAAAAAATTAACCACTCTTCAAGAAAACTATGTCAATAATGAATTAAATAATGAATTAAAAAAACAAGGTATAATTTTAAAAAAATATAAGGACCTAAGTGAAAATCAAAGAAATTGGTGTAATAACTTCTTTACAACATCTATTTTCCCTTTATTAACACCATTAGTTGTTGATCCTGCACATCCATTTCCTTTTATAAGTAATTTAAGTCTCAATTTAGCAGCTTTAATAAAGGATAAGGAAGATTCTAAAAATCAGTTTGTCAGAGTAAAAATACCAACAAAAAATATACCCCGATTTATACGAATTCCCAATGAAATTAGTCAACTTAGTGATGAAAGTTCTCACTATTTCATAAGTGTTGAAGATTTAATTGGGAATAATATAAATACTTTATTTAACGGAATGGAATGTATAAATTACTCTTTTTTTAGAGTGACAAGAGATGCAGATTTAGAATTAAAAGAACTTGAAGCTGATGATTTACTTATAGCTGTTGAACAAAGTTTGCAAAAAAGAAGATTAGGTGGAGACGTAGTTAGATTAGAAGTGGAGTCAGATATGCCAGAAAATATTCTAAAGTTACTTATTGAAAGTATCTCAATACAGAAAGAATATATATACTTTTGCAAAAGTTTATTAGGCCTAGACGATTTAAATCACCTAACAAAAATTGATAGAGATGATTTAAAAGAAAATCTACTAATTGGAAAAACTCACCCAGAATTAAAACATTTAGATTTGCCTTCAAACAAAAATCCTAGTTCTATTTTCAAGATACTTAGAAAAAAAAATATTATGCTTCATCATCCCTATGACTTATTTAAAACTTCAGTTGAAGAATTTATAAGCAAAGCAGCTGATGATCCACTTGTAATGGCTATAAAAATTACTTTATATCGAGTTTCCCAAGACTCGCCTATCATTGCAGCTTTAATGAGAGCTGCAGAGAATGGAAAAGAAGTAATGACTCTTGTTGAACTAAAAGCAAGATTTGATGAAGACAATAATATTCAATGGGCAAAACAACTTGAACAAGCTGGAATTCATGTTGTATATGGAATCATCGGATTTAAAACACATACAAAAATCGCCTTAATAGTAAGGAAAGAGAAAGGAGGATTAAGGAATTATTTCCATATTGGAACAGGAAACTATAACTCTAATACTTCAAAGTTTTATACAGATTTAGGATTTCTTTCAACGGATCCTGATATTGCATCAGATTTACTTGAGTTATTTAACTACTTATCTGGTTTTTCTAAACAAAAAAGTTATCAAAAGTTATTAGTTTCTCCCTCATCGATGAGAGAGAAATTTATATTTCTGATAAAGAGAGAAATTAAAAATGCAGAAGAAGGCAAAAAAGCCGAAATAATCGCAAAAATGAATTCTTTAGTTGACCCAGAAATAATTAAACTGCTTTATTTAGCTTCAGACTCAGGTGTAAAAATTAGCCTCATCATAAGAGGTATTTGTTGCCTATATCCCCAAAGAAAAAATTTAAGTGAAAACATTAAAGTTATAAGCATTATTGGCCATTTTCTTGAACACTCAAGAATTTTTTGGTTTTGTAATAACGGGGATAATGAAGTTTTTATAGGGAGTGCAGATTGGATGAGAAGAAATCTTGATAGAAGAATAGAAGCTGTTACTCCTATAGAGGATTATGAATTGAAATCTAAAATATACACGCTTTTGCAAACTTACATTAAAGATAATTACTTTTCTTGGATAATGAAAGATGATGGTTCATATTCGAAATATGAATTAGATTCATCGCATAATCGTTCGCAAATTGACCTCATAGAAAAATAA
- a CDS encoding 7-carboxy-7-deazaguanine synthase QueE: MTNFLPLVEQFHSLQGEGYHAGKSAFFVRLAGCKVGCSWCDTKNSWDEKKHPSISIEKIIDRIKIARKKGASFCVITGGEPLQHNLDNFCKAIKKMTIGEDQKPMNIHIETSGVNSISGSYDWITLSPKRHSPPKNYFLKNCNEIKIIINEIEDIEFAIQIKKETLKQYQLSKSEDGLKKEDKIFYLQPAWNNTNGFSLAIDFVKNNPDWKLSLQTHKYLKIN, from the coding sequence ATGACAAATTTTTTACCCTTAGTCGAACAATTTCATTCATTACAAGGTGAAGGTTATCACGCTGGAAAAAGTGCTTTTTTTGTAAGACTAGCCGGATGTAAAGTTGGATGTTCGTGGTGCGATACCAAGAATTCATGGGACGAGAAAAAACACCCTTCTATATCAATTGAAAAAATAATAGATCGCATAAAAATTGCCAGAAAAAAAGGAGCATCTTTTTGCGTTATTACAGGTGGAGAACCTTTACAACATAACTTGGATAATTTTTGCAAAGCCATAAAAAAAATGACGATAGGAGAAGATCAAAAGCCAATGAATATTCATATTGAGACAAGTGGAGTTAATTCGATATCAGGAAGCTATGACTGGATTACTTTATCTCCCAAAAGACACTCACCTCCAAAAAATTATTTTTTAAAAAACTGTAATGAAATCAAAATAATCATAAATGAAATAGAAGATATTGAATTTGCTATTCAAATAAAAAAAGAAACTTTAAAACAATATCAACTGTCTAAAAGCGAAGATGGCTTAAAAAAAGAAGATAAAATTTTTTATTTACAGCCAGCATGGAACAATACGAATGGTTTTTCTCTTGCTATCGATTTCGTAAAAAATAACCCCGATTGGAAATTGAGCCTTCAAACTCACAAATATTTAAAAATTAATTGA
- a CDS encoding 3-deoxy-7-phosphoheptulonate synthase, with amino-acid sequence MTTSSNNSALEKTSDLHVLETRPLIPPSRLHNDIPLDHDSANTVSKTRRSIQNILHHNDQKLLVIVGPCSIHDLEAAKEYSKYIQKFREIYKDKLEIIMRVYFEKPRTTIGWKGLINDPHLDDSYDINTGLRRARSLLSYLATRDIPSATELLDPIVPQYIADLISWTAIGARTTESQTHREMASGLSMPIGFKNGTDGSFTTAINAMQSASKSHHFLGVNENGMASIVNTTGNPDGHIVLRGGSKGPNFESDHVQRISAELRQCNLPHKVMIDCSHGNSNKDFRKQSEVLKNVASQISNGEKNILGVMLESHLKEGNQKLLKKEDLQFGKSITDACIDIETTKELIAILYDSLS; translated from the coding sequence ATGACGACATCATCAAATAATTCAGCTTTAGAAAAGACATCAGATTTACATGTTCTTGAAACACGTCCATTAATACCTCCAAGCAGATTACATAATGATATACCTTTAGATCACGACTCTGCTAATACAGTATCTAAAACAAGAAGATCGATACAAAATATTTTGCATCACAATGATCAGAAGCTTTTAGTAATAGTGGGTCCATGTTCAATTCATGATCTTGAGGCGGCAAAGGAATATTCAAAATATATTCAAAAATTTCGAGAAATTTATAAAGATAAATTAGAAATAATTATGAGGGTATATTTTGAAAAACCAAGAACAACTATTGGCTGGAAGGGATTGATAAATGATCCTCATCTAGATGATTCTTATGATATTAATACTGGTTTAAGAAGGGCAAGAAGTTTGCTTTCATATTTAGCAACTCGTGACATACCTTCTGCTACAGAATTACTGGATCCAATTGTTCCTCAATACATTGCCGATTTAATAAGTTGGACAGCAATAGGTGCGCGGACTACAGAAAGTCAAACTCATAGAGAAATGGCATCAGGATTATCAATGCCTATAGGCTTTAAAAATGGAACTGATGGTTCTTTTACTACTGCAATTAATGCAATGCAGTCAGCTTCAAAATCCCATCACTTCTTAGGTGTAAATGAAAATGGAATGGCTTCTATAGTTAATACTACAGGAAATCCAGATGGACATATAGTTTTAAGGGGCGGTTCAAAAGGCCCAAATTTTGAAAGTGATCATGTACAAAGAATTTCAGCGGAATTGAGGCAGTGTAATCTTCCCCATAAAGTGATGATTGATTGTAGTCATGGAAATTCCAATAAAGATTTCCGAAAACAGTCGGAAGTGCTAAAAAATGTAGCTTCTCAAATTAGTAATGGTGAAAAAAATATTTTAGGAGTTATGCTTGAAAGTCATTTGAAGGAAGGCAATCAAAAACTTTTAAAAAAAGAAGATCTCCAGTTTGGCAAAAGCATTACAGATGCATGTATAGATATAGAAACAACAAAAGAATTAATCGCTATTTTATACGATTCACTTAGCTAG
- a CDS encoding aminotransferase class IV, with translation MIETLGWHKDQWLDIDRIFIAANNRGLRFADGIFETILIKENKPILFGEHLKRLEKSSKILNINLKINKLTLKQLIHDGIRKLSLKNDQFASVRINYSRGTNVGRTLTIDSTAETKDLDNIWLEFYRIKPNFNPISVCISQTEKINEFSLISKCKTFSYNQAIQVLTEANEKSFDDSILLNTSGELCCGSTFNLLIKRNNQWITPRKESGCLEGIMISKALKLKIVKEELITPEFQNDDIIIAINSLSCRQVNQVNDLKLKPKFDPIYFWDLLYS, from the coding sequence ATGATTGAAACATTAGGCTGGCATAAGGATCAATGGTTGGATATTGATAGAATATTTATTGCTGCTAATAATAGAGGATTAAGATTTGCTGATGGTATATTTGAAACCATTTTGATAAAAGAAAACAAACCTATTCTTTTTGGTGAACATCTGAAAAGGTTAGAAAAAAGTAGCAAGATTTTAAATATTAATCTCAAAATAAATAAATTAACTTTGAAACAACTTATTCACGATGGAATTAGAAAGTTATCACTTAAAAATGATCAATTTGCTTCAGTAAGAATAAACTATAGTCGAGGAACTAATGTAGGGCGAACACTAACAATTGATAGCACTGCAGAGACAAAAGATTTGGATAATATATGGCTTGAGTTCTATAGAATCAAACCAAATTTTAATCCAATAAGCGTTTGCATTAGTCAAACAGAAAAAATAAATGAATTCAGTCTTATAAGTAAATGCAAAACATTTTCATATAATCAGGCAATACAAGTTTTGACAGAAGCTAATGAAAAATCATTTGATGATTCTATCCTTTTGAATACATCAGGTGAACTTTGTTGTGGAAGTACATTTAATCTTCTAATTAAAAGAAATAATCAATGGATAACTCCTAGAAAAGAGAGTGGCTGTTTAGAGGGGATTATGATTTCTAAAGCTTTAAAATTGAAAATTGTAAAAGAAGAATTAATTACTCCAGAATTTCAAAATGATGACATAATAATTGCAATTAATAGCTTATCTTGCAGACAAGTTAATCAAGTTAATGATTTAAAGCTTAAACCTAAATTCGATCCAATTTATTTTTGGGATTTATTATATAGTTGA
- a CDS encoding anthranilate synthase component I family protein, translating into MKIKKIILEKWIDPALITHHLTKKFGDKGLAWLDSDGKENGEWSIIGIKPKKIIQSRDINNLDKTNNPFNNLRNIEKGFWIGWLSYEAGVFIEPKNPWRKSNMATLWIASYDPIIKCNLIKKEIIIEGTNSSELVNYKNIINNIKNIEEKNIIKTNLNFDFSKINLDEMAEKFQKNILKLKKLISLGDIFQANLTTKCEIESSKNYNPLDIYLKIRRKLRAPFGGIIINNDNYKEAVLSTSPERFIKLDNKNFVESRPIKGTRSRDKDLNQDALNAIDLITNEKDRAENIMIVDLIRNDLSKVCETGSIMVPEILKLESFLKVHHLTSVIRGKLKKDKNWIDLLKACWPGGSITGAPKLRSCQRLFELEECERGPYCGSFLKLDWNGEFDSNILIRSFLIKDKKINIYAGCGIVIDSNPEEETNELKWKLLPLIDSLK; encoded by the coding sequence ATGAAAATAAAAAAAATAATTCTAGAAAAATGGATAGATCCAGCACTGATTACGCATCATCTAACAAAAAAATTCGGAGATAAAGGATTAGCTTGGCTAGACAGTGATGGCAAAGAAAATGGGGAATGGTCAATAATAGGAATTAAACCTAAAAAAATAATCCAATCAAGAGATATCAATAACTTAGACAAAACTAATAATCCATTTAACAATTTAAGAAATATTGAAAAAGGATTTTGGATCGGATGGTTAAGTTATGAAGCTGGAGTTTTCATAGAACCCAAAAACCCATGGCGAAAATCTAATATGGCAACTTTATGGATAGCATCATATGATCCAATCATTAAATGTAATCTAATAAAAAAAGAAATAATTATCGAAGGCACAAACTCATCTGAACTAGTGAATTATAAAAACATAATCAACAATATTAAAAATATTGAAGAAAAAAATATTATTAAAACAAATTTGAATTTTGATTTTTCAAAAATTAATTTGGACGAAATGGCTGAAAAATTTCAGAAAAATATTCTAAAATTGAAAAAATTAATTTCCTTAGGGGATATATTTCAGGCAAACCTAACAACTAAATGCGAAATTGAATCTTCCAAAAACTATAATCCCCTTGATATTTATTTGAAAATAAGAAGGAAATTAAGAGCTCCCTTTGGAGGAATAATAATAAATAATGATAATTATAAAGAGGCTGTATTATCTACCTCGCCAGAAAGATTTATAAAATTAGATAATAAAAATTTTGTAGAATCAAGACCAATCAAAGGAACTAGATCTAGAGATAAGGATTTAAATCAAGACGCACTTAATGCTATCGATTTAATAACTAACGAAAAAGATAGAGCCGAAAATATAATGATTGTTGACCTAATAAGAAATGATTTAAGTAAAGTTTGCGAAACAGGAAGTATTATGGTGCCAGAAATATTAAAACTTGAAAGTTTCTTAAAAGTTCATCATCTAACGTCAGTAATCAGAGGCAAATTAAAAAAAGACAAAAACTGGATTGATTTACTAAAAGCTTGTTGGCCTGGGGGCTCTATAACTGGAGCACCTAAATTAAGATCATGCCAGAGACTTTTTGAATTAGAAGAATGTGAACGTGGACCATACTGTGGCTCATTTTTGAAGCTTGACTGGAATGGAGAGTTTGACAGCAATATACTAATAAGATCATTTTTAATTAAAGACAAAAAAATCAATATATATGCTGGTTGCGGAATAGTTATTGACTCAAACCCTGAAGAGGAAACTAATGAACTAAAGTGGAAACTTTTACCGTTAATTGATTCACTCAAATGA
- the cobA gene encoding uroporphyrinogen-III C-methyltransferase, with protein sequence MPGIVYLVGAGPGDPELLTLKALRLIKNCDALVHDALIPDEITKEAGKNTEIFHVGKRAGKCSVPQAETNALILKLAKEGKNVVRLKGGDPFVFSRGGEEVSILEKNGILVEIVPGITSGIAAPTYFGIPLTHRDAASSVTFVTGHEHVDKEKKTVNWRDLAKSSDSLVIFMGIKNIEYIVEELILGGLDKNTKCAVIQEATLKNQKCLIEKLNNLPDKIKDKEFSAPSIIIIGKIVEFKVNNNITKVSDVYLPDISKVQLYNKSQK encoded by the coding sequence GTGCCCGGCATTGTTTACTTGGTTGGCGCAGGTCCTGGTGACCCTGAGCTTTTAACTCTTAAAGCTTTACGCCTAATAAAAAATTGTGATGCATTAGTTCATGATGCTTTAATTCCTGATGAAATAACAAAAGAGGCAGGAAAAAATACAGAAATTTTCCATGTAGGCAAAAGAGCTGGGAAGTGTTCTGTACCTCAGGCTGAAACTAATGCTCTTATTTTAAAATTGGCAAAAGAAGGCAAAAATGTCGTAAGGCTTAAAGGGGGAGATCCATTCGTCTTTTCTCGAGGTGGTGAAGAGGTATCGATTTTAGAAAAAAATGGAATTTTAGTTGAAATTGTTCCTGGTATTACTTCTGGGATAGCTGCCCCCACATATTTTGGTATTCCTCTAACCCATAGAGATGCTGCTAGTTCCGTAACTTTCGTCACTGGACACGAGCATGTAGATAAGGAAAAAAAGACAGTGAATTGGAGAGATTTAGCTAAATCATCAGATAGCTTAGTAATTTTTATGGGTATAAAAAATATTGAATATATTGTGGAAGAATTAATTCTAGGTGGTTTAGATAAGAATACTAAATGCGCTGTGATTCAAGAAGCTACTTTAAAAAATCAAAAATGTTTGATAGAAAAATTAAATAATCTTCCGGATAAAATTAAAGATAAAGAATTTTCAGCTCCATCAATTATAATTATTGGAAAAATTGTTGAATTTAAGGTTAATAACAATATAACTAAAGTATCTGATGTCTATTTACCAGATATTAGTAAAGTTCAACTATATAATAAATCCCAAAAATAA
- the queC gene encoding 7-cyano-7-deazaguanine synthase QueC, with translation MTLKNKSIVVLLSGGLDSSTVTGIAKKSEAKIFGLSFDYGQRHKKELNSASIIAKHFDIEEFKIIKLDLSLWGGSSLTDTQKNIPIEGVQTNKIPNTYVPGRNTIFISVALSYAEAIDADFIGLGVNALDYSGYPDCRPDYIKKFQELADLANKRGRENNPIKLWTPLLDLNKEEIIKLAFNNHVPLDKTWSCYSGNSKPCGKCDSCRIRNAAYEKWLKNNIKK, from the coding sequence ATGACTCTTAAAAATAAATCGATAGTAGTTTTATTATCTGGAGGTTTAGATTCTTCTACAGTTACTGGTATCGCAAAAAAATCCGAAGCTAAAATTTTTGGCCTTTCATTTGACTACGGTCAACGTCATAAAAAAGAATTAAATTCTGCATCAATAATTGCAAAACACTTTGATATCGAAGAATTTAAAATCATTAAGCTTGACTTATCTTTATGGGGAGGCTCGTCATTAACTGATACTCAAAAAAATATTCCAATAGAAGGAGTACAAACTAATAAAATTCCTAATACTTATGTTCCTGGGAGAAATACTATATTTATTTCTGTTGCACTAAGTTATGCCGAAGCAATAGATGCTGATTTTATAGGATTAGGAGTTAATGCACTAGATTATTCTGGTTATCCAGATTGCAGACCTGACTACATTAAAAAATTTCAAGAGTTAGCAGATTTAGCTAATAAAAGAGGAAGAGAAAATAATCCTATAAAACTTTGGACACCACTATTAGATTTAAATAAAGAAGAAATTATTAAATTAGCTTTTAATAATCATGTCCCTTTAGATAAAACATGGAGTTGTTATTCGGGTAATTCAAAACCATGCGGTAAGTGTGATAGCTGCAGAATTAGAAATGCCGCTTATGAAAAATGGCTTAAAAACAATATTAAAAAATGA
- a CDS encoding RpoD/SigA family RNA polymerase sigma factor gives MGIPLESAKSSSDNNFDEPRLPNTAGKSRKSKSSLTAKQSQKKSGRLASDSIGHYLSSIGRVPLLTPAEEIELAHHVQNMKKLLQIPETDRTQRNLYQIKIGKRARDRMMAANLRLVVSVAKKYQNQGLELLDLVQEGAIGLERAVDKFDPAMGYKFSTYAYWWIRQGMTRAIDNSARTIRLPIHISEKLSKMRRVSRELSHKFGRQPTRLEMANEMGIDQKDLEDLISQSAPCASLDAHARGEEDRSTLGELIPDPNCEEPMEGMDRTIQKEHLGTWLSQLNEREQKIMKLRFGLDGEEPLTLAEIGRQINVSRERVRQLEAKAILKLRVMTTHQKAA, from the coding sequence ATGGGGATCCCTCTGGAATCTGCGAAAAGCTCTTCAGATAATAATTTTGATGAGCCAAGATTACCAAACACTGCGGGCAAGTCTCGCAAATCGAAATCCAGTCTTACGGCAAAACAAAGCCAAAAAAAATCTGGCAGACTAGCTTCAGATTCTATTGGCCATTACTTAAGTAGCATTGGAAGAGTACCTCTTTTGACTCCAGCAGAGGAAATAGAGTTAGCTCATCATGTTCAGAACATGAAAAAGTTGCTACAAATTCCTGAAACTGATAGAACCCAACGAAATCTTTATCAAATTAAGATTGGCAAAAGAGCAAGAGATAGAATGATGGCTGCTAATCTAAGGCTCGTTGTCTCGGTTGCAAAAAAATACCAAAACCAAGGGCTTGAATTATTAGATCTTGTCCAGGAAGGAGCTATTGGCCTTGAAAGAGCTGTAGATAAATTTGATCCTGCTATGGGATATAAATTCTCAACTTATGCTTACTGGTGGATTAGACAAGGAATGACGAGGGCAATTGATAACAGTGCTAGAACAATCCGTTTGCCTATTCACATAAGTGAAAAACTGTCCAAAATGAGAAGAGTCTCTAGAGAATTATCACATAAATTTGGCAGACAACCTACAAGATTGGAAATGGCAAATGAGATGGGAATTGATCAAAAAGATTTAGAAGATTTAATTTCTCAAAGTGCTCCTTGCGCCTCCCTAGATGCACATGCAAGAGGGGAAGAAGACAGAAGTACTCTTGGTGAACTCATACCTGATCCAAACTGTGAAGAGCCTATGGAGGGTATGGATAGAACTATTCAAAAAGAGCATTTAGGAACTTGGCTTTCTCAATTAAATGAAAGAGAGCAAAAAATCATGAAGCTCAGATTTGGGCTAGATGGTGAAGAACCATTAACACTCGCAGAAATAGGAAGACAAATTAATGTTTCACGAGAAAGAGTAAGGCAACTAGAAGCTAAAGCAATATTAAAGCTTCGAGTAATGACAACTCATCAAAAAGCAGCTTAA
- a CDS encoding diacylglycerol/polyprenol kinase family protein: MIKFTAILLYLFSIFLISIVFKKYNEDSREIVRKIIHIGIGPLIPIALFLKINQNSALIFTGIVSLMVFINYNYKLFPTIEDVERKSYGTLFYCLSLFILIYLFWDKDPYALISGFFIMTFGDGLAGLIGKSFNSKSWMFFQQKKSLYGTITMFLTSLIVVCSIGYSQQNSLNLNYFTIAFIATLLEQFSVLGIDNFIVPISSALFFNFLITS, encoded by the coding sequence TTGATAAAATTTACTGCAATTTTATTATATTTATTTTCAATTTTTTTAATATCAATAGTTTTTAAAAAATATAATGAAGATAGCAGAGAAATCGTCAGAAAAATCATACATATTGGAATAGGACCTTTAATACCAATTGCTCTATTTTTAAAAATTAATCAAAACTCTGCTCTAATTTTTACAGGAATTGTTTCATTAATGGTTTTCATAAATTACAACTATAAATTATTTCCAACAATTGAGGATGTTGAGAGAAAAAGTTATGGGACATTATTTTATTGTCTAAGTTTATTTATTTTGATTTATCTTTTCTGGGATAAAGATCCATATGCACTAATTAGTGGATTTTTCATAATGACTTTTGGTGATGGATTAGCTGGATTAATCGGAAAAAGCTTTAACTCAAAGAGTTGGATGTTTTTTCAACAAAAAAAATCTTTATATGGAACCATAACAATGTTTTTAACAAGTTTGATAGTAGTTTGCTCAATAGGATACTCTCAACAAAATAGTCTAAATTTAAATTATTTTACAATAGCTTTTATTGCGACTTTGCTCGAACAATTTAGTGTTCTAGGAATAGATAATTTCATTGTTCCAATCTCTTCAGCATTATTTTTTAATTTTTTAATAACTAGCTAA